Proteins co-encoded in one Halodesulfovibrio sp. MK-HDV genomic window:
- a CDS encoding YebC/PmpR family DNA-binding transcriptional regulator, giving the protein MAGHSKWANIKHRKGRQDAVRSKQFTRAAKEIIIAAKVSGDIANNPRLRSAIAAAKAVNLPKDKIDNAIKKGTGELAGGDIHEINYEGYGPGGVAILIEVASDNKNRIVAEMRHTLNKGNGNMGEAGSVAWMFDNKGQVIIKKDAVTEEQVMDIGLEAGAEDIIEENEEWDIRCEPTDMEAVRAAFEAAGITIESAEMAKIPQNTIELDVEGAKKMLRLIDLLEENDDVQNVFTNMDVSDDVMAELNAE; this is encoded by the coding sequence ATGGCTGGACATAGTAAATGGGCTAACATTAAGCATCGTAAAGGTCGTCAGGACGCTGTTCGTTCTAAGCAGTTCACTCGCGCAGCAAAAGAGATCATCATTGCTGCTAAAGTAAGTGGCGATATTGCTAACAACCCGCGTCTTCGTTCTGCTATTGCTGCTGCTAAGGCAGTAAACCTGCCTAAAGATAAGATTGATAACGCAATCAAAAAAGGTACTGGCGAACTCGCTGGTGGCGATATCCATGAAATTAACTATGAAGGATACGGCCCCGGTGGCGTAGCTATTCTTATCGAAGTTGCTTCTGACAACAAAAACCGTATCGTTGCTGAAATGCGCCACACCTTGAACAAAGGTAATGGTAACATGGGCGAAGCTGGTTCCGTTGCTTGGATGTTCGATAACAAAGGCCAGGTCATTATCAAGAAAGATGCTGTTACTGAAGAACAGGTAATGGATATCGGTCTTGAAGCTGGTGCAGAAGATATTATCGAAGAAAATGAAGAATGGGATATCCGTTGTGAACCAACTGACATGGAAGCAGTTCGCGCCGCTTTCGAAGCAGCTGGCATCACAATCGAATCTGCTGAAATGGCAAAAATCCCTCAGAATACTATCGAGCTCGATGTTGAAGGCGCAAAAAAAATGCTCCGTCTTATCGACCTTCTTGAAGAGAATGACGACGTACAGAACGTGTTCACCAACATGGACGTTTCTGACGACGTAATGGCTGAACTTAACGCTGAGTAA
- a CDS encoding RlmE family RNA methyltransferase, with protein MKKYRDHYFLQAKKDNYPARSVYKLKEIDKRFAIFSKGMKVLDLGAAPGSWSLGAAEKVGAQGLVIGADIQTTETVFPSNVRFMQENVFERSQEFEDVLAEIMPFDVVISDMAPNTTGHKFTDQARSAELCFEALNVACYCLKPEGSFIVKIFMGPDVEQYAKSMRKYFKTVKAFKPKSSRDESKETFYVGLGFNGKKFEYEY; from the coding sequence AAGATAATTACCCTGCAAGATCAGTATATAAGCTGAAAGAAATTGATAAGCGTTTTGCTATCTTTTCCAAGGGCATGAAGGTGCTTGATCTTGGCGCTGCTCCAGGTTCCTGGTCTTTAGGCGCTGCTGAGAAAGTTGGTGCGCAAGGACTTGTTATCGGTGCTGATATTCAGACTACTGAAACAGTCTTTCCATCGAACGTTCGCTTTATGCAGGAAAACGTCTTTGAGCGTTCTCAGGAATTTGAAGACGTACTTGCTGAAATCATGCCGTTTGATGTTGTGATCAGCGATATGGCGCCTAATACAACAGGCCATAAATTTACAGACCAAGCTCGTTCTGCCGAGCTTTGTTTCGAAGCGCTTAACGTGGCTTGCTATTGCCTTAAGCCTGAAGGCAGCTTCATTGTAAAAATATTTATGGGACCTGATGTAGAACAGTACGCAAAAAGCATGCGTAAGTATTTCAAAACTGTGAAGGCTTTTAAGCCTAAAAGCTCACGTGATGAAAGCAAGGAAACTTTTTATGTTGGTCTTGGATTTAACGGAAAAAAATTCGAATACGAATACTAG